From the genome of Desulfobaculum xiamenense, one region includes:
- a CDS encoding hydrogenase maturation nickel metallochaperone HypA, producing MHEMSIAQSLIGIIQEEMKKHELTKLRTVRVKYGKLAAIVPDSLQFAFEACVIGTPLEGATLEMELLPLKLKCGECGTLFSPEDPNTLFVPCPKCGEGLGHEVLQGKELYLDNMEAE from the coding sequence ATGCACGAGATGTCCATTGCCCAAAGCCTGATCGGCATCATTCAGGAGGAGATGAAAAAGCACGAGCTGACGAAGCTCCGTACCGTCCGCGTGAAGTACGGAAAACTCGCCGCCATCGTGCCGGACTCCCTCCAGTTCGCCTTCGAGGCCTGCGTCATCGGTACCCCGCTCGAAGGAGCGACACTCGAAATGGAACTGCTTCCGCTCAAGCTCAAGTGCGGCGAATGCGGCACGCTCTTCTCCCCCGAAGACCCGAACACCCTCTTCGTCCCCTGCCCGAAATGCGGCGAGGGACTGGGCCATGAGGTCCTTCAGGGCAAGGAGTTGTATCTCGACAACATGGAGGCCGAATAA
- the hypB gene encoding hydrogenase nickel incorporation protein HypB has translation MEIPVVRNILEANDRISAQLRRIFAQRKILVLNLISSPGSGKTSTLERTLEDLRKEFNMAVIEGDILTDNDARRVAATGAQAVQINTDGACHLDSSMVLEALDSIDMENLDILFVENVGNLVCPAEFEVGEDYKVALLSVTEGDDKPEKYPLLFAESAVMLLNKIDLLPYVDFDMERARRFATGLNKDISIYPVSCKTCEGLDGWYAWLRQKVKEKKQGE, from the coding sequence ATGGAAATCCCTGTCGTACGAAACATTCTGGAAGCCAACGACCGCATCTCCGCCCAGCTGCGCCGGATTTTCGCCCAGCGCAAGATTCTGGTGCTGAACCTCATCAGCTCCCCCGGCTCCGGCAAGACCTCGACCCTCGAACGGACCCTTGAAGACCTGCGCAAGGAATTCAACATGGCCGTCATCGAGGGCGACATCCTCACCGACAACGACGCCCGCCGCGTGGCCGCCACCGGCGCGCAGGCCGTGCAGATCAATACCGACGGAGCCTGCCACCTCGACAGCTCCATGGTTCTCGAAGCCCTCGACTCCATCGACATGGAGAATCTCGACATCCTCTTCGTGGAAAACGTCGGCAACCTCGTGTGCCCCGCCGAATTCGAAGTGGGCGAGGACTACAAGGTCGCCCTGCTCTCCGTCACCGAGGGCGACGACAAGCCCGAGAAGTATCCCCTGCTGTTCGCCGAATCGGCCGTCATGCTCCTCAACAAGATCGACCTGTTGCCCTACGTCGATTTCGACATGGAGCGCGCCCGCCGCTTCGCCACCGGCCTGAACAAGGACATCAGCATCTACCCCGTCTCCTGCAAGACCTGCGAAGGCCTCGATGGCTGGTACGCATGGCTGCGGCAGAAGGTGAAGGAAAAGAAGCAGGGCGAATAG
- a CDS encoding sigma-54 interaction domain-containing protein: protein MPFPEDLPSGAILDSIADGVFTVDLDWNITSFNQAASRITGVPADEAIGQKCWEVFHSSLCDGDCALRACVRESGTISNRSIFIVRPDGEKVPISISAAPLHDEAGNVIGGVETFRDLTDIHLLRKQMEESYSFEDIVGKSKALSRTFRILPQIARSEATVLLLGESGTGKELFARALHNLSARKDGPFVAVNCGALPDTLLESELFGYKAGAFTDAKRDKAGRFQTASGGTIFLDEIGDMPQNLQVKLLRVLQERTFEPLGSETSVSADVRVIAATNRDLQTLVTEGTFRQDLFYRLNVAQMKLPPLRERREDIPLLIAHFVRKLNAMQGKSISGVSEDALSVLMRHAFPGNVRELENILEFAFILCPSGFIHVEHLPEHLQPTPGSARAAAAPHDAPLTLEQIKCRAVSRALARNAGKRMKTCRELDISKDTLRRILARCKEMGEI, encoded by the coding sequence ATGCCCTTTCCGGAAGACCTCCCAAGCGGAGCCATCCTCGACTCCATCGCCGACGGCGTGTTCACCGTTGACCTGGACTGGAACATCACGTCCTTCAACCAGGCGGCGAGTCGCATCACCGGCGTCCCGGCGGACGAGGCCATCGGCCAGAAATGCTGGGAGGTCTTCCATTCCAGCCTCTGCGACGGAGACTGCGCCCTTCGCGCCTGCGTGCGCGAATCCGGCACCATCTCCAACCGCTCCATCTTCATCGTCCGCCCGGACGGCGAAAAGGTACCCATCTCCATCTCCGCCGCCCCGCTGCACGACGAGGCGGGCAACGTCATCGGCGGCGTGGAGACCTTCCGCGACCTCACGGACATCCACCTCCTGCGCAAGCAGATGGAGGAGTCCTATTCCTTCGAGGATATCGTAGGAAAATCAAAGGCCCTGTCGCGCACCTTCCGCATCCTGCCCCAGATCGCCCGCAGCGAGGCCACGGTGCTCCTGCTCGGCGAATCCGGCACGGGCAAGGAACTCTTCGCGCGCGCCCTCCACAATTTGAGCGCGCGCAAGGACGGGCCCTTCGTGGCCGTCAACTGCGGAGCGCTGCCCGACACGCTGCTGGAGTCCGAACTCTTCGGCTACAAGGCCGGAGCCTTCACCGACGCCAAGCGCGACAAGGCAGGCCGCTTCCAAACCGCGTCCGGCGGCACCATCTTCCTCGACGAAATCGGCGACATGCCGCAGAACCTACAGGTGAAGCTCCTGCGCGTCCTGCAGGAACGCACCTTCGAGCCGCTCGGCTCGGAGACGAGCGTCAGCGCCGACGTGCGCGTCATCGCCGCCACCAATCGCGACCTGCAAACCCTCGTCACCGAGGGTACCTTCCGGCAGGACCTCTTCTACCGCCTCAACGTGGCGCAGATGAAGCTGCCGCCCCTGCGCGAGCGGCGCGAAGACATCCCGCTGCTCATCGCCCACTTCGTGCGCAAGCTCAATGCCATGCAGGGCAAGTCCATAAGCGGCGTCTCCGAGGACGCGCTCTCCGTGCTCATGCGCCACGCCTTCCCCGGCAACGTCCGCGAGCTGGAGAACATCCTTGAATTCGCGTTCATTCTCTGTCCGTCGGGCTTCATCCATGTGGAGCACCTGCCGGAGCATCTCCAGCCCACCCCCGGTTCGGCCCGCGCCGCAGCGGCACCCCACGACGCGCCGCTCACCCTCGAACAGATCAAGTGCCGCGCCGTGTCCCGCGCTTTGGCCCGCAACGCTGGCAAACGCATGAAAACCTGCCGCGAGCTGGACATCTCCAAGGACACGCTTCGGCGCATCCTCGCCCGGTGCAAGGAAATGGGCGAAATTTAA